A DNA window from Enterobacter asburiae contains the following coding sequences:
- the ilvD gene encoding dihydroxy-acid dehydratase: MPKYRSATTTHGRNMAGARALWRATGMTDADFGKPIIAVVNSFTQFVPGHVHLRDLGKLVAEQIEASGGVAKEFNTIAVDDGIAMGHGGMLYSLPSRELIADSVEYMVNAHCADAMVCISNCDKITPGMLMASLRLNIPVIFVSGGPMEAGKTKLSDKIIKLDLVDAMIQGADPKVSDAQSDQVERSACPTCGSCSGMFTANSMNCLTEALGLSQPGNGSLLATHADRKQLFLNAGKRIVELTKRYYEQDDASALPRNIASKAAFENAMTLDIAMGGSTNTVLHLLAAAQEAEIDFTMSDIDKLSRKVPQLCKVAPSTQKYHMEDVHRAGGVLGILGELDRAGLLNRDVKNVLGLTLPESLDQYDVMLTKDDAVKKMFRAGPAGIRTTQAFSQDCRWDTLDDDRAEGCIRSLEHAYSKDGGLAVLYGNFAENGCIVKTAGVDDSILKFTGPAKVYESQDEAVDAILGGKVVEGDVVVIRYEGPKGGPGMQEMLYPTTFLKSMGLGKACALITDGRFSGGTSGLSIGHVSPEAASGGNIAIIEDGDLIEIDIPNRGIQLKLSDQEIAARREAQEARGDKAWTPKDRQREVSFALRAYASLATSADKGAVRDKSKLGG, encoded by the coding sequence ATGCCTAAGTATCGTTCAGCCACCACCACCCACGGCCGTAATATGGCGGGAGCCCGTGCCCTGTGGCGCGCCACCGGAATGACCGACGCCGATTTCGGCAAGCCGATTATCGCCGTGGTGAACTCCTTCACCCAGTTTGTACCGGGCCACGTGCACCTGCGCGATCTCGGTAAGCTGGTTGCCGAGCAAATCGAAGCCTCCGGCGGCGTGGCGAAAGAGTTCAACACCATTGCGGTGGATGACGGTATCGCGATGGGGCACGGGGGCATGCTCTATTCACTGCCGTCGCGCGAGCTGATCGCCGACTCCGTAGAATATATGGTGAACGCCCACTGCGCCGATGCGATGGTCTGCATCTCCAACTGCGACAAAATCACCCCTGGGATGCTGATGGCCTCCCTGCGCCTGAACATTCCGGTGATCTTCGTCTCCGGCGGCCCAATGGAAGCGGGGAAAACCAAGCTCTCCGACAAAATCATCAAGCTCGACCTGGTCGATGCGATGATCCAGGGCGCGGACCCGAAAGTCTCTGACGCGCAGAGCGACCAGGTGGAACGCTCTGCGTGTCCGACCTGCGGCTCCTGTTCCGGTATGTTCACCGCCAACTCCATGAACTGCCTGACCGAAGCGCTGGGCCTTTCTCAGCCGGGTAACGGTTCGCTGCTGGCGACCCACGCCGACCGTAAGCAGCTGTTCCTCAACGCCGGTAAGCGCATCGTTGAGCTGACCAAACGCTACTACGAGCAGGACGACGCAAGCGCGCTGCCGCGCAACATTGCCAGTAAAGCCGCGTTCGAAAACGCCATGACGCTGGATATCGCCATGGGCGGCTCTACCAACACCGTTCTGCACCTGCTGGCTGCCGCGCAGGAAGCCGAAATCGACTTCACCATGAGCGACATCGATAAGCTCTCCCGCAAAGTCCCGCAGCTGTGTAAAGTCGCGCCGAGTACCCAGAAGTACCATATGGAAGACGTACACCGCGCGGGCGGCGTGCTGGGCATTCTGGGCGAGCTGGATCGCGCCGGTCTGCTGAACCGTGACGTGAAAAACGTGCTCGGCCTGACGCTGCCTGAGTCGCTGGACCAGTACGACGTGATGTTGACCAAAGACGACGCGGTGAAAAAGATGTTCCGCGCGGGTCCAGCGGGTATTCGTACCACCCAGGCGTTCTCGCAGGATTGCCGCTGGGACACTCTGGACGATGACCGCGCCGAAGGCTGCATCCGCTCGCTGGAACACGCCTACAGCAAAGACGGCGGTCTGGCCGTGCTGTACGGTAACTTTGCGGAAAACGGCTGCATCGTGAAAACCGCAGGCGTGGACGACAGCATCCTGAAATTCACCGGTCCGGCGAAGGTATACGAAAGCCAGGATGAAGCGGTAGACGCGATTCTTGGCGGCAAAGTGGTGGAAGGCGACGTGGTTGTTATTCGCTACGAAGGACCGAAAGGCGGTCCCGGCATGCAGGAGATGCTCTACCCAACCACCTTCCTGAAATCTATGGGACTCGGTAAAGCGTGTGCGCTGATCACCGACGGGCGTTTCTCTGGCGGCACCTCCGGCCTCTCTATCGGCCACGTTTCGCCGGAAGCGGCAAGCGGCGGCAACATCGCCATCATCGAAGACGGCGACCTGATCGAAATCGACATTCCGAATCGCGGCATTCAGCTGAAGCTGAGCGACCAGGAAATTGCGGCCCGTCGTGAAGCGCAGGAAGCCCGCGGCGACAAAGCCTGGACGCCGAAAGACCGCCAGCGTGAAGTCTCCTTCGCTCTGCGCGCCTACGCGAGTCTTGCCACCAGTGCAGATAAAGGCGCGGTGCGCGATAAATCTAAACTTGGGGGCTAA
- the ilvE gene encoding branched-chain-amino-acid transaminase, producing the protein MTTKKADYIWFNGEMVRWEDAKVHVMSHALHYGTSVFEGIRCYDSHKGPVVFRHREHMQRLHDSAKIYRFPVSQSVDELMEACRDVIRKNNLTSAYIRPLVFVGDVGMGVNPPAGYTTDVIIAAFPWGAYLGAEALEQGIDAMVSSWNRVAPNTIPTAAKAGGNYLSSLLVGSEARRHGYQEGIALDVNGYISEGAGENLFEVKDGILFTPPFTSSALPGITRDAIIKLAKDLGIEVREQVLSRESLYLADEVFMSGTAAEITPVRSVDGIQVGEGRCGPVTKRIQQAFFGLFTGETEDKYGWLDQVNH; encoded by the coding sequence ATGACGACAAAAAAAGCTGATTACATTTGGTTCAACGGTGAGATGGTTCGCTGGGAGGACGCGAAGGTCCACGTGATGTCCCACGCGCTGCACTACGGTACCTCCGTATTTGAAGGCATCCGCTGCTACGATTCTCACAAAGGGCCAGTGGTGTTCCGCCATCGCGAACACATGCAGCGTCTGCATGACTCAGCCAAAATTTATCGTTTCCCGGTTTCTCAAAGCGTCGATGAGCTGATGGAAGCCTGTCGCGACGTGATTCGCAAGAACAACCTGACCAGCGCCTATATTCGTCCGCTGGTGTTTGTGGGCGATGTCGGTATGGGCGTGAACCCGCCAGCCGGCTATACCACAGATGTGATCATTGCCGCGTTCCCGTGGGGTGCTTACCTGGGTGCAGAAGCCCTGGAGCAGGGGATCGACGCAATGGTCTCTTCCTGGAACCGCGTGGCGCCAAACACCATCCCGACCGCCGCGAAAGCAGGCGGTAACTATCTCTCCTCATTGCTGGTCGGTAGCGAAGCGCGCCGCCACGGCTATCAGGAAGGTATCGCCCTCGACGTAAATGGCTACATCTCAGAAGGTGCGGGTGAAAACCTGTTTGAAGTGAAAGACGGCATTCTGTTCACGCCGCCATTCACCTCGTCCGCGCTGCCGGGCATCACCCGTGACGCCATCATCAAGCTGGCGAAAGATCTGGGTATCGAAGTGCGCGAGCAGGTGCTGTCCCGCGAATCCCTGTATCTGGCGGATGAAGTGTTCATGTCCGGTACGGCGGCTGAAATCACGCCGGTACGCAGCGTGGACGGTATCCAGGTGGGCGAAGGCCGCTGTGGCCCGGTCACCAAACGTATTCAGCAAGCGTTCTTCGGCCTCTTCACCGGCGAGACAGAAGATAAATACGGCTGGTTGGATCAGGTTAATCACTAA
- the ilvM gene encoding acetolactate synthase 2 small subunit has product MMQHQVAVQARFNPETLERVLRVVRHRGFQICSMNMETATDARNISIELTVASPRSVDLLFSQLSKLVDVAHVAICQSTTTSQQIRA; this is encoded by the coding sequence ATGATGCAGCATCAGGTCGCCGTACAGGCTCGCTTCAACCCGGAAACCTTAGAACGCGTTTTGCGTGTGGTGCGTCATCGTGGTTTTCAGATTTGCTCTATGAATATGGAGACGGCCACTGACGCCCGGAATATCAGTATCGAATTAACCGTTGCCAGCCCGCGGTCGGTCGACTTACTGTTTAGTCAGTTATCAAAGCTGGTAGACGTTGCCCATGTTGCCATCTGCCAGAGCACAACCACATCACAACAAATCCGCGCTTAA
- the ilvG gene encoding acetolactate synthase 2 catalytic subunit, giving the protein MNGAQWVVHALRTQGVETVFGYPGGAIMPIYDALYDGGVEHLLCRHEQGAAMAAIGYARATGKTGVCMATSGPGATNLITGLADALLDSVPVVAITGQVASPFIGTDAFQEVDVLGLSLACTKHSFLVQSLEELPRVMAEAFDVANSGRPGPVLVDIPKDIQVALGDLEPHFSTVESDDAFPEAEVEEARQMLAQAKQPMLYVGGGVGMAQAVPALREFIATTQMPATCTLKGLGAVDADYPYYLGMLGMHGTKAANLAVQECDLLIAVGARFDDRVTGKLNTFAPNAKVIHMDIDPAEMNKLRQAHVALQGDLNALLPALQQPLDINAWRQHTADMRAEHAWRYDHPGEAIYAPLLLKQLSDRKPADSVVTTDVGQHQMWSAQHMTYTRPENFITSSGLGTMGFGLPAAVGAQVARPNDTVICISGDGSFMMNVQELGTVKRKQLPLKIVLLDNQRLGMVRQWQQLFFQERYSETTLTDNPDFLTLASAFGIPGQHITRKDQVEAALDTMLNSDGPYLLHVSIDELENVWPLVPPGASNSQMMEKLS; this is encoded by the coding sequence ATGAATGGGGCACAGTGGGTAGTACATGCGTTGCGCACGCAGGGAGTCGAAACCGTATTCGGTTATCCGGGTGGCGCAATTATGCCGATTTACGATGCACTGTATGACGGCGGCGTGGAACATCTCTTGTGCCGACACGAGCAGGGCGCAGCGATGGCAGCCATTGGCTACGCCCGCGCGACCGGTAAAACCGGCGTGTGTATGGCGACTTCAGGCCCGGGCGCAACGAACCTGATCACCGGCCTGGCTGACGCGCTGCTGGATTCCGTTCCCGTTGTCGCCATCACCGGGCAGGTGGCGTCGCCGTTCATCGGTACCGATGCTTTCCAGGAAGTTGACGTCCTCGGTTTATCGCTGGCCTGCACCAAACACAGCTTCCTCGTCCAGTCTCTGGAAGAGCTGCCGCGCGTAATGGCAGAAGCGTTCGATGTGGCAAACTCCGGTCGTCCCGGTCCGGTTCTGGTTGATATCCCGAAAGATATCCAGGTGGCACTCGGCGATCTGGAACCGCACTTCTCTACCGTTGAAAGCGACGATGCCTTTCCGGAAGCGGAAGTTGAAGAGGCCCGTCAGATGCTGGCCCAGGCGAAACAGCCGATGCTGTACGTCGGCGGTGGCGTAGGCATGGCGCAGGCCGTTCCTGCCCTGCGCGAATTTATCGCAACAACGCAGATGCCAGCGACCTGCACGCTGAAAGGTCTCGGTGCAGTCGACGCGGATTACCCCTACTATCTGGGCATGCTGGGGATGCACGGCACCAAAGCGGCAAACCTGGCGGTGCAGGAGTGCGATCTGCTCATCGCTGTAGGGGCCCGTTTTGACGACCGCGTTACCGGCAAGCTGAATACCTTTGCGCCGAACGCCAAAGTCATCCATATGGATATCGACCCGGCGGAGATGAACAAGCTGCGTCAGGCGCATGTCGCCTTGCAGGGCGATCTCAACGCGCTCTTACCGGCATTGCAGCAGCCGCTGGATATCAACGCATGGCGTCAGCACACCGCTGATATGCGCGCCGAGCACGCCTGGCGTTACGACCACCCCGGCGAGGCCATCTACGCGCCGCTGCTGTTGAAGCAGTTGTCCGACCGTAAACCGGCTGACAGCGTCGTCACCACCGACGTAGGCCAGCACCAGATGTGGTCCGCGCAGCACATGACCTACACCCGTCCGGAAAACTTCATCACCTCCAGCGGGTTAGGGACGATGGGCTTCGGTCTGCCGGCAGCCGTTGGCGCGCAGGTTGCCCGCCCGAACGACACCGTTATCTGTATCTCCGGTGACGGCTCCTTCATGATGAACGTTCAGGAGCTCGGCACCGTTAAGCGCAAGCAGTTGCCGCTGAAGATCGTGTTGCTCGACAACCAGCGTTTAGGAATGGTTCGCCAGTGGCAACAGCTGTTCTTCCAGGAGCGCTACAGCGAAACGACTCTCACCGATAACCCCGATTTCCTCACCCTGGCCAGCGCCTTCGGCATCCCTGGTCAGCACATCACCCGTAAAGATCAGGTTGAAGCGGCGCTCGACACCATGCTGAACAGCGATGGGCCTTACCTGCTTCATGTCTCAATCGACGAACTCGAGAACGTCTGGCCGTTGGTACCGCCTGGTGCCAGCAACTCACAAATGATGGAGAAATTATCATGA
- the ilvX gene encoding peptide IlvX: MTTSTKFCFSRFMTGN, encoded by the coding sequence ATGACGACTAGCACAAAATTCTGTTTCTCCCGATTTATGACGGGGAACTAA
- the ilvL gene encoding ilv operon leader peptide — MTALLRVISLVVISVVVIIIPPCGAALGRGKA; from the coding sequence ATGACAGCCCTTCTACGAGTGATTAGCCTGGTCGTGATTAGCGTGGTGGTGATTATTATCCCACCGTGCGGGGCTGCACTTGGACGAGGAAAGGCTTAG
- a CDS encoding YifB family Mg chelatase-like AAA ATPase, translating to MSLSVVYTRAALGVKAPLISVEVHLSNGLPGLTLVGLPETTVKEARDRVRSAIINSGYTFPAKKITINLAPADLPKEGGRYDLPIAIALLAASEQLNTTRLGSYEFVGELALTGALRGVPGAISGALEAIRAGRQIIVANENASEVSLIAEKGCLIAGHLQEVCAWLEGRHELSEPEECDDVIADAPEDLSEIMGQEQGKRALEITAAGGHNLLLIGPPGTGKTMLASRLSGLLPPLNNHEALESAAIYSLISSTSLQKQWRRRPFRSPHHSASLTAMVGGGSIPGPGEISLAHNGILFLDELPEFERRVLDALREPIESGEIHISRTRAKISYPAQFQLVAAMNPSPTGHYQGNHNRCTPEQTLRYLGKLSGPFLDRFDLSLEIPLPPPGLLRQTGITGESSAEVRERVIAAQTRQYARQNRLNARLDNAGIRQFCSLNVEDAGWLEETLTRFGLSIRAWQRLLKVARTIADVEGCNDIERKHLQEALSYRAIDRLLLHLQKLLA from the coding sequence ATGTCACTGTCAGTTGTTTATACGCGTGCGGCTCTCGGGGTAAAGGCACCGCTTATTTCCGTCGAGGTTCATTTGAGCAATGGGCTACCCGGACTCACGCTTGTCGGGTTACCTGAAACGACGGTTAAAGAGGCCAGGGATCGCGTTCGCAGCGCAATAATAAATAGCGGTTATACCTTCCCCGCGAAGAAGATCACCATCAACCTTGCCCCCGCCGATCTGCCTAAAGAGGGGGGACGATACGATTTACCTATCGCAATTGCCCTTCTCGCGGCTTCTGAGCAGCTTAATACGACACGGCTAGGCTCGTATGAGTTCGTTGGCGAACTCGCGCTCACAGGCGCGTTAAGAGGCGTTCCCGGTGCGATATCGGGAGCGCTGGAAGCCATACGAGCAGGGCGGCAAATCATTGTCGCCAATGAAAACGCATCAGAAGTGAGTCTTATCGCCGAGAAGGGGTGTCTCATCGCCGGGCATTTACAGGAAGTTTGTGCCTGGCTGGAAGGGCGACATGAACTGTCCGAGCCGGAGGAGTGTGATGATGTTATAGCGGATGCACCAGAGGATCTCAGCGAGATTATGGGACAGGAGCAAGGGAAACGGGCGCTGGAGATTACGGCTGCAGGTGGACACAATCTTCTGTTAATTGGCCCGCCAGGTACGGGTAAAACCATGCTGGCAAGCAGGTTGAGTGGGTTACTTCCACCGCTCAATAATCATGAAGCGCTGGAAAGTGCCGCCATATATAGCCTTATCAGTTCGACGTCGTTGCAAAAACAGTGGCGCCGCCGTCCTTTTCGTTCGCCGCATCATAGCGCTTCACTGACGGCAATGGTCGGCGGCGGATCTATCCCCGGGCCGGGAGAGATCTCGCTGGCACACAATGGCATTCTGTTTCTTGATGAACTACCTGAATTTGAGCGCCGTGTGCTGGATGCACTAAGAGAGCCCATTGAATCCGGTGAGATACATATCTCACGCACGCGAGCCAAAATAAGCTATCCCGCACAGTTTCAGCTGGTCGCGGCGATGAATCCCAGCCCGACGGGTCACTACCAGGGCAACCATAACCGCTGTACGCCAGAGCAGACGTTGCGCTATCTGGGTAAGTTATCCGGCCCGTTCCTCGACCGTTTCGATTTATCCCTCGAAATTCCCCTTCCCCCGCCGGGTCTGCTCAGGCAAACGGGCATAACGGGTGAAAGCTCAGCGGAGGTACGCGAACGGGTGATTGCTGCTCAGACGCGGCAGTACGCTCGTCAGAACAGGCTGAATGCGCGGCTGGATAATGCCGGGATCCGGCAGTTTTGTTCACTTAACGTTGAGGATGCGGGATGGCTGGAGGAGACGTTAACGCGGTTCGGGCTGTCCATACGTGCGTGGCAGCGTTTGCTGAAGGTGGCCAGAACTATTGCTGACGTAGAGGGGTGCAATGACATTGAGAGGAAACATTTGCAGGAGGCGCTGAGCTACCGCGCTATCGATCGTTTGCTGCTGCATTTGCAGAAATTGCTGGCATAA
- a CDS encoding DUF413 domain-containing protein yields MAESFTTTNRFFDNKHYPRGFSRHGDFTIKEAQLLERHGYAFNELDLGKREPATEDEKQFVSVCRGEREPESEAERVWIKYMARIKRPKRFHTLSGGKPQMEGAEDYTESDD; encoded by the coding sequence ATGGCGGAAAGCTTTACGACGACTAATCGTTTTTTCGACAATAAACATTATCCGCGCGGGTTCTCTCGTCACGGCGATTTCACCATCAAAGAAGCTCAACTGCTTGAGCGCCATGGTTATGCCTTTAACGAGCTGGATCTGGGGAAGCGTGAACCTGCTACCGAAGACGAGAAACAGTTTGTTTCTGTTTGCCGTGGTGAGCGTGAGCCGGAGTCTGAAGCGGAACGCGTATGGATTAAGTACATGGCGCGCATTAAGCGTCCAAAGCGCTTCCATACGCTGTCTGGCGGCAAGCCGCAGATGGAAGGTGCAGAAGACTACACCGAGTCTGATGACTAA
- the hdfR gene encoding HTH-type transcriptional regulator HdfR: MDTELLKTFLEVSRTRHFGRAAEALYLTQSAVSFRIRQLENQLGVNLFTRHRNNIRLTPAGEKLLPYAETLMNTWQAARKEVAHTSRHNEFSIGASASLWECMLSQWLTRLYHSHGHLQFEARIAQRQSLVKQLHERQLDLLITTEAPKMDEFSSQIVGQFGLALYASEPSMMKADLTYLRLEWGPDFQQHETGLIAPDDVPQLTTSSAEIACQQLSLLKGCTWLPVRWADAKAGLHTVMDSTTLTRPLYAIWLQNSDKQSQIKDLLKINVMD, translated from the coding sequence GTGGATACGGAATTGCTTAAAACTTTCCTTGAAGTGAGCAGAACACGCCACTTTGGGCGAGCAGCTGAAGCCCTTTACCTGACGCAGTCAGCAGTCAGTTTTCGTATTCGACAGCTGGAAAATCAACTGGGTGTGAATCTTTTTACCCGCCATCGCAACAATATTCGCTTAACGCCTGCCGGTGAGAAACTGCTGCCGTATGCAGAAACGCTCATGAATACCTGGCAGGCGGCACGTAAAGAGGTGGCACATACTTCGAGGCATAATGAGTTCTCGATAGGAGCCAGCGCTTCTCTGTGGGAATGCATGCTAAGTCAGTGGCTTACCCGACTGTATCATTCACATGGCCACCTGCAATTTGAGGCCAGAATTGCGCAACGGCAGTCGCTTGTTAAGCAACTTCATGAGCGCCAGCTTGATCTTCTGATCACAACCGAAGCCCCCAAGATGGACGAATTTAGCAGCCAGATTGTGGGCCAGTTTGGCCTGGCACTTTATGCGTCCGAACCTTCGATGATGAAGGCAGACCTGACCTATTTACGCCTGGAATGGGGACCAGATTTTCAGCAGCACGAAACGGGACTGATTGCACCTGATGATGTTCCGCAGTTAACGACCAGCTCGGCAGAGATCGCCTGTCAGCAGCTGTCCCTGCTGAAAGGTTGTACCTGGTTACCTGTTCGCTGGGCAGACGCTAAAGCAGGGCTGCACACCGTGATGGATTCCACCACGCTTACCAGGCCGCTGTATGCAATTTGGCTGCAAAACAGTGATAAGCAATCACAGATAAAAGATCTTTTAAAAATCAATGTAATGGATTGA
- the murI gene encoding glutamate racemase, giving the protein MATKLQDGNTPCLAATPSNPRPTVLVFDSGVGGLSVYDEIRHLLPDLHYIYAFDNVAFPYGEKSEDFIVERVVEIVTAVQKRYPLALAVIACNTASTVSLPALREKFQFPVVGVVPAIKPAARLTANGIVGLLATRGTVKRPYTRELIDRFANECQIAMLGSAELVEMAEAKLHGKAVSLDELRRILRPWLRMPEPPDTVVLGCTHFPLLQEELLEVLPEGTRLVDSGAAIARRTAWLLEHEAPDAKSTDANIAFCMAITKETEQLLPVLRRYGFETLEKLAL; this is encoded by the coding sequence ATGGCTACCAAACTGCAGGACGGGAATACACCTTGTCTGGCAGCTACACCTTCTAATCCGCGTCCCACCGTGCTGGTGTTTGATTCCGGCGTCGGTGGGCTTTCGGTCTATGATGAGATTCGGCATCTCCTGCCGGATCTCCATTACATCTACGCCTTCGATAACGTCGCTTTCCCGTATGGGGAAAAGAGCGAAGATTTTATTGTTGAGCGTGTGGTTGAAATCGTCACCGCGGTACAAAAGCGCTATCCCCTTGCGCTGGCCGTCATCGCCTGTAATACGGCGAGCACCGTTTCTCTTCCCGCCCTGCGTGAAAAATTCCAGTTCCCGGTTGTGGGCGTCGTTCCTGCAATAAAGCCAGCCGCGCGCCTGACGGCGAATGGCATTGTGGGTTTGCTGGCAACGCGAGGCACGGTAAAGCGTCCTTATACCCGCGAACTGATCGACCGTTTTGCCAACGAATGCCAGATTGCGATGCTGGGTTCGGCTGAGCTGGTGGAGATGGCTGAAGCGAAGCTGCATGGAAAGGCGGTATCACTCGACGAGCTGCGTCGTATTCTTCGTCCGTGGCTGCGGATGCCAGAGCCTCCGGATACCGTTGTGCTGGGCTGTACTCACTTCCCGCTATTACAGGAAGAGCTATTAGAGGTATTGCCGGAGGGGACGCGCCTGGTGGATTCCGGTGCGGCTATCGCCCGTCGTACGGCCTGGCTGCTGGAGCATGAAGCGCCGGATGCGAAATCTACCGATGCGAATATCGCGTTTTGTATGGCCATCACGAAAGAGACTGAGCAACTTTTACCCGTTTTACGCCGTTATGGCTTTGAAACGCTCGAAAAACTGGCGCTGTAG
- the btuB gene encoding TonB-dependent vitamin B12 receptor BtuB: MIKKVSLLTALSVTAFSGWAQDSADSLVVTANRFEQPEKTILAATSVVTRADIDRWQSTSVLDVMRRLPGVDTAQNGGMGQLSSLFIRGTNSSHVLILVDGIRLNQAGVTGSSDLSQFPISLVQRIEYVRGPRSAVYGSDAIGGVVNIITTRAKDGTTLNAGVGSHGYQNYGGSTQQTLGDSTRVTLAGDYTYTKGFDVVADGNNGGLAQTDRDGFMNKTLYGALDHAFSEQWSGFVRGFGYSNRTAYDGYYSSFTPDVLVDTRQLYSQTWDAGLRFNDDIFHSQLLTSYSHSKDYNYDLNLGRYDSTATLDEIKQYNVQWLNSVDVGHGNIGAGVDWQKQSTEPGTNYVTNGYDLRNTGVYLTGLQQFGDFTLEGAVRSDDNSQFGRHGTWQSSAAWEFVEGYRFVASYGTAYKAPNLGQLYGFYGNDHLDPEESKQWEGAFEGLTAGVSWRVSGYRNDVDNLIDFDNNLQQYYNVGKARIKGVEATASFDTGPLTHTVGYDYVDARNAATNELLDRRAKQQVKYQLDTQIYDFDWSLTYHYLGTRYDTDFGAYPSEKVKMGGVSLWDVAVSYPVTSHLTVRGKIANLFDKDYETVYGYQTAGREYTLSGSYTF; this comes from the coding sequence ATGATTAAAAAAGTATCGCTGTTGACGGCGTTGTCCGTCACGGCATTTTCGGGCTGGGCGCAGGATAGCGCCGACTCGTTGGTGGTGACGGCAAATCGTTTTGAACAACCTGAAAAAACTATTCTGGCTGCAACCTCCGTTGTTACGCGTGCCGATATTGACCGTTGGCAATCAACCTCAGTCCTTGATGTTATGCGTCGCCTGCCCGGCGTGGATACGGCGCAAAATGGCGGGATGGGGCAACTCTCTTCTCTCTTTATACGTGGCACCAACTCCAGCCATGTCCTGATCCTTGTTGATGGGATCCGCCTTAACCAGGCGGGCGTCACGGGGTCATCCGATCTCAGCCAGTTCCCGATCTCCCTGGTGCAGCGTATCGAATATGTTCGTGGACCGCGTTCGGCGGTATACGGCTCGGACGCGATCGGCGGAGTCGTAAACATTATTACCACTCGCGCGAAGGACGGTACCACGCTGAATGCAGGTGTAGGGTCGCATGGTTACCAGAATTATGGCGGCAGTACTCAGCAAACATTGGGCGACAGCACGCGCGTCACGCTTGCGGGTGATTACACCTATACCAAAGGGTTTGATGTGGTTGCGGACGGCAACAATGGTGGCCTTGCCCAGACCGATCGCGACGGCTTTATGAATAAAACGCTCTATGGTGCACTGGATCACGCATTCTCGGAGCAGTGGAGCGGATTTGTTCGCGGCTTTGGCTATAGCAACCGTACTGCCTACGACGGTTACTACAGTTCATTTACCCCTGACGTACTGGTCGATACCCGCCAGCTCTATAGTCAGACCTGGGATGCAGGATTGCGCTTCAACGATGACATCTTCCATTCACAGCTGCTCACCAGCTATAGTCACAGCAAGGACTATAACTACGACCTAAATTTGGGCCGCTACGATTCGACAGCCACCCTGGATGAAATCAAACAGTACAACGTCCAGTGGCTGAACTCCGTTGATGTTGGCCATGGAAACATTGGCGCGGGCGTTGACTGGCAGAAGCAGAGCACCGAGCCGGGTACAAACTACGTGACCAACGGCTACGACCTGCGTAACACCGGCGTTTACCTGACCGGGTTGCAGCAGTTTGGTGACTTCACTCTGGAAGGAGCGGTTCGCAGCGATGACAACTCTCAGTTCGGTCGCCATGGCACCTGGCAAAGTAGTGCGGCCTGGGAGTTCGTGGAGGGTTACCGCTTCGTCGCTTCTTATGGTACGGCCTATAAAGCACCGAATCTGGGTCAACTCTATGGTTTCTATGGCAATGACCATCTTGATCCCGAAGAGAGCAAGCAGTGGGAAGGTGCGTTTGAAGGCCTGACGGCCGGCGTGAGCTGGCGCGTTTCCGGCTACCGTAATGACGTCGATAATCTCATCGACTTCGATAATAACCTTCAGCAATATTACAACGTCGGTAAAGCGCGCATTAAAGGTGTGGAAGCGACAGCATCGTTTGATACGGGTCCGTTGACGCATACTGTTGGCTACGATTATGTGGATGCCCGCAATGCCGCAACCAACGAACTTCTGGACCGTCGTGCTAAACAGCAGGTGAAATATCAGCTCGACACGCAGATCTATGATTTCGACTGGAGCCTGACTTATCACTATCTCGGTACGCGTTACGACACTGACTTTGGTGCTTATCCGTCTGAGAAAGTAAAAATGGGCGGTGTCAGCCTGTGGGATGTCGCAGTTTCGTATCCTGTCACCTCACATCTCACAGTTCGTGGTAAAATAGCCAACCTGTTCGATAAAGATTACGAGACAGTTTATGGCTACCAAACTGCAGGACGGGAATACACCTTGTCTGGCAGCTACACCTTCTAA